In Alteromonas naphthalenivorans, one DNA window encodes the following:
- a CDS encoding PAS domain-containing hybrid sensor histidine kinase/response regulator, giving the protein MLKTEQHQTIDSQSNEENLARNKNEAFPEIEEDKTHEETELEKLRRELTRQIDENEKLEKINAALMYRIEEGGFNHHSYRAFEHAVQLSEKVNEKTEALQIVLQKLEKSNTEIARANQETNQLKLRLNDAIESINQAMVLLDSRGAVVYFNRHFVTVWDNYSVTPKIGDHYYDITQLAKHLGIIRRVLPPDSEGRVIYQLSNSRWYQLTIRRTQEGGKVILFNDITEVKLNESNRYEQVIKEKNKLLQSLIDNVDVGILLINQEGGVAFWNNTFITQSNLSKQAMFDCKNIYSLQMHADWSGLNLEKGGDTTQIINENLVVDRRITLLPEGNTLCTFTNVTSQHQYAETLKQNESWIRMITDNVPALIAYIGTDKNFLYTNKGYRDWYGLGEEPLYGVAMEQSHLKHVYPRLIHYVERVNKGEVVSFQSEETNAKGEIGFLQKVYLPHFNDKNEIEGHFVLATDVSHQVRSKQQLQAAKDQLESNVEKRTRELNHANIALQEAMNSKSKFLAAISHDLMQPLSAAILFNESLRDQVQASAEPIVSALDNSLSDLNSLIRTLIETSKLDAGVVQPDKKREDALPLLTQLAEEFSHISHDYEVNFRYKFQDAIVHTDLSLLSRILRNLLSNAMKYGAKGKVLFVARTKGNHLRISIFDQGVGISQADQAVIFKEFSRLENDFNYSYSLGLGLYIVDKMSRLLEHDINVISTQGVGSCFTLTVPLASIQDIEHEASFDAVPQDSLPDNLLDKQIWHIDNDTNMRIAMQTLFENWGVEVVTFSGFAQCMAVMDHCFDECDLLIVDYHLDDGENGLEIAKHIKQTMPAMPIMLCTANHSKALENELEGTNIQLLHKPINSLRLKQALKSAVS; this is encoded by the coding sequence TTGCTAAAAACTGAGCAGCACCAAACCATTGACTCTCAAAGTAATGAAGAGAACCTAGCGCGTAATAAGAATGAAGCGTTCCCAGAGATTGAAGAGGATAAAACGCACGAGGAAACTGAACTAGAGAAGCTACGTCGCGAACTCACACGCCAAATCGATGAAAATGAAAAGCTTGAAAAGATTAACGCTGCGCTTATGTATCGTATCGAAGAAGGTGGATTCAATCACCATAGTTACCGGGCCTTTGAACATGCCGTGCAGTTATCTGAAAAAGTAAACGAGAAAACCGAAGCATTGCAAATCGTGCTGCAGAAGTTAGAAAAGTCGAATACTGAAATTGCACGCGCTAATCAAGAAACTAATCAACTCAAGCTGCGCCTAAATGACGCTATCGAAAGTATCAACCAAGCGATGGTATTGCTCGATAGTAGAGGGGCAGTGGTTTATTTCAATCGGCATTTTGTAACTGTTTGGGACAACTATTCAGTTACGCCAAAGATTGGTGATCATTATTATGATATTACTCAACTTGCCAAGCATTTAGGGATTATCCGCCGTGTGCTTCCCCCTGACTCCGAAGGCCGAGTTATCTATCAACTGTCTAATAGCCGGTGGTATCAACTGACTATTCGCCGTACTCAAGAAGGCGGGAAAGTTATCTTGTTTAACGATATCACTGAAGTGAAGTTAAATGAGTCAAATCGGTATGAGCAAGTAATAAAAGAGAAAAACAAACTGCTACAAAGTCTTATTGATAATGTTGATGTTGGTATCTTGCTTATTAACCAAGAGGGTGGCGTTGCCTTTTGGAACAATACGTTTATAACCCAATCTAATTTGTCGAAGCAGGCAATGTTTGATTGTAAGAATATTTATTCTCTGCAAATGCATGCTGACTGGAGCGGTTTAAACCTTGAGAAAGGTGGTGACACCACTCAAATTATTAACGAAAACTTGGTAGTCGATAGGCGAATTACTCTGCTTCCTGAAGGAAACACCCTGTGTACTTTTACCAATGTGACGTCTCAGCATCAGTATGCGGAAACCTTGAAGCAGAACGAAAGTTGGATCCGCATGATTACCGATAATGTGCCCGCACTTATCGCCTATATCGGCACAGATAAAAACTTCTTATACACCAACAAGGGTTATCGAGATTGGTATGGGCTAGGAGAAGAACCCTTGTACGGCGTAGCGATGGAACAAAGCCACCTTAAACACGTCTATCCTCGTCTTATTCATTATGTAGAGCGAGTAAATAAAGGAGAGGTGGTTAGTTTTCAAAGTGAAGAAACTAACGCAAAAGGTGAAATCGGATTCTTACAAAAAGTCTATCTACCCCATTTCAACGATAAGAATGAAATAGAAGGGCATTTTGTTCTTGCTACTGATGTGTCACACCAAGTAAGAAGTAAACAACAGCTACAAGCAGCGAAAGACCAGCTAGAGTCAAATGTAGAAAAGCGTACTCGAGAACTCAATCACGCAAATATTGCGCTGCAAGAAGCGATGAATTCAAAGAGCAAATTCTTAGCGGCCATTAGTCATGACTTAATGCAGCCTTTAAGTGCGGCTATTTTATTTAATGAGTCTTTAAGAGACCAAGTACAAGCATCTGCTGAACCAATAGTAAGTGCCTTAGATAACTCACTATCCGACTTAAACAGCCTAATCCGTACTCTGATTGAGACATCGAAATTAGACGCGGGTGTGGTGCAACCTGACAAAAAGCGAGAGGATGCACTCCCATTGCTAACGCAGTTAGCTGAGGAGTTCAGCCACATCAGTCACGACTATGAAGTAAATTTTCGTTATAAATTCCAAGACGCTATTGTGCATACCGATTTAAGTTTGCTGTCACGAATTCTTCGTAATTTACTAAGTAATGCCATGAAATACGGTGCAAAAGGGAAAGTGCTTTTTGTGGCAAGGACGAAAGGCAACCATCTTCGCATCAGTATATTCGACCAAGGGGTTGGAATAAGCCAAGCCGATCAAGCTGTAATCTTCAAAGAATTTAGTCGATTGGAAAATGACTTTAACTATTCTTACAGTTTAGGACTTGGGCTTTATATCGTTGATAAAATGAGTCGTCTACTAGAGCATGATATCAACGTTATATCTACGCAAGGGGTAGGATCTTGTTTTACTTTAACGGTGCCCCTTGCATCTATTCAAGACATTGAGCACGAGGCTTCGTTTGATGCGGTACCTCAAGATAGCTTGCCTGATAACCTTTTAGATAAACAAATTTGGCATATCGACAATGACACCAATATGCGGATAGCCATGCAGACGCTATTCGAAAATTGGGGTGTGGAAGTGGTTACGTTTTCAGGTTTTGCACAATGCATGGCGGTGATGGACCATTGCTTTGACGAGTGTGATTTGCTTATTGTCGATTATCATTTAGATGACGGAGAGAACGGGTTAGAAATTGCGAAGCATATTAAGCAAACCATGCCGGCTATGCCCATTATGCTGTGTACGGCCAATCATTCTAAAGCGCTAGAAAATGAATTAGAAGGGACAAATATACAGCTGTTGCACAAGCCGATTAATTCACTACGCTTGAAACAAGCACTTAAATCGGCTGTTTCTTAA
- a CDS encoding response regulator, which translates to MQRILIIDDHPIFRHAMVTILGKKFPDSQTIEANSLSEALEVLEADAAFDLVMLDLNMPETCGLNGLLEIRNQHPNLPVVIISAETEKHNILQTISYGAVGFISKSSKIEEIATSVESIFEGNVCLPSEILRTSSTRNRVKKEDAISLDQIRSLTRKELAVLKYLTQGLANKVIAYELNISETTVKSHVSSILKKLGASNRVKVVASAANIDFNQYVFN; encoded by the coding sequence ATGCAAAGAATTCTTATCATTGACGATCACCCTATTTTTCGTCACGCCATGGTGACGATATTAGGCAAAAAATTTCCCGACTCTCAAACCATTGAAGCTAATTCACTCTCTGAAGCGCTTGAGGTACTCGAAGCTGATGCTGCTTTCGATCTTGTGATGCTAGATTTAAATATGCCAGAAACCTGCGGGCTCAATGGCTTACTTGAAATTCGGAATCAGCACCCTAACCTTCCTGTCGTTATCATCTCGGCGGAAACGGAAAAGCACAACATTCTGCAAACCATTTCTTATGGTGCAGTAGGATTCATATCAAAGAGTAGTAAAATAGAAGAAATTGCCACGTCAGTGGAGTCTATTTTTGAGGGTAATGTATGCCTTCCTTCTGAAATTTTACGTACATCATCGACAAGAAACCGAGTGAAAAAAGAAGACGCTATTTCTCTTGATCAAATTCGCTCGTTAACCAGAAAAGAATTAGCGGTTTTGAAATATTTAACCCAGGGTTTAGCTAATAAAGTTATCGCTTATGAGCTCAATATTTCAGAAACAACCGTGAAATCACACGTCTCATCTATTTTGAAGAAATTAGGGGCAAGCAATCGAGTTAAAGTGGTAGCTAGCGCTGCCAATATCGATTTTAATCAGTACGTATTTAACTAA
- a CDS encoding SHOCT domain-containing protein: MMRLMLRIQVIIIMVFFSTPSFSSDTILWRESENSLIKIQDNNIDGKKLKNGDIAESELTENLTSQPVEIDEQDILKFLSSIKIIKNKSTTEPLFTEKQQNNLAKYLSIGLKKAKPHQDILFSLAKEKRTLGGLKKQTYFIAGRAFFNEGLLNLIIGEHNRVANSAYEMAYDPTNQGLVEYDFNYGERVVSKFPFNEKLAFTLSGVTMKPTRTDWVTVNVAELHKTPLSPDIVKEALKPNEDPLIERFKTLEKLRKEGLITEEEYEQKRKALLSNL, encoded by the coding sequence ATGATGAGATTAATGTTAAGAATTCAAGTGATTATTATCATGGTATTTTTCTCCACGCCATCATTTTCATCAGATACTATTTTATGGCGTGAAAGTGAAAATTCTCTTATTAAAATACAAGACAACAATATTGATGGGAAAAAATTAAAAAATGGCGACATCGCAGAGAGTGAATTAACCGAAAATCTAACTTCTCAACCAGTCGAGATAGATGAACAAGACATATTAAAATTTTTATCTAGTATAAAAATAATAAAAAATAAAAGTACAACTGAACCTCTATTTACAGAGAAACAACAAAACAACCTCGCGAAGTATTTAAGCATAGGCCTAAAAAAAGCAAAGCCTCATCAAGATATATTATTTTCCTTGGCGAAAGAAAAAAGAACCCTAGGAGGACTAAAAAAACAAACTTACTTTATAGCAGGTAGAGCATTTTTCAACGAAGGCCTACTTAATCTCATCATTGGTGAACACAATCGAGTAGCAAACAGCGCCTACGAAATGGCCTACGACCCCACTAACCAAGGGCTTGTTGAATACGACTTTAATTATGGTGAAAGAGTAGTATCAAAATTCCCTTTCAATGAAAAGCTAGCGTTCACTTTATCGGGTGTAACCATGAAGCCTACTAGAACTGATTGGGTCACTGTAAACGTAGCAGAGTTACATAAAACGCCACTGTCGCCCGACATTGTTAAGGAAGCATTAAAACCGAATGAAGATCCGCTAATAGAAAGATTCAAAACCCTTGAAAAGCTTAGAAAAGAGGGGTTAATTACTGAAGAAGAATACGAACAAAAGCGTAAAGCGCTTTTAAGCAATTTATGA
- a CDS encoding porin, with translation MKNKLLVKSYLSIAILSTLSLNSYAEEENYSWNISGWINEGLTYYDDGIGSDVAQLSDNGTTLGSRITLSGDYKLEEHRLDVGFEVIIEPLSGTPNYSGGGHQTPLLFANQDNLDTFNGGDIGLLGSSLHIGGDWGKVTIGLQSLPTDNIAVLADPSGTIWSGISPLFRANGFFIRGIDEGTTNVAWGQFAQCLATPGLGIGLDCNGIYRNGVRYDLPKMGNFSVAVGYANDEIYDIAVKYSAEHGGFKTNLHGGYSVNKDGGTNVGGDGSSTLQFQTGVMHLESGIFGVATYQMEETDDAIIGSGDDTDAYYFKAGIRKQYNAFGDSAFYAEYASYNDQYGMAHLDGVVGSELNQWGIAAEQYFGSRFLIYAKYENLSLSVSGSEAAQSLYDNAEDLTLIQLGGTIFF, from the coding sequence ATGAAAAATAAATTGCTTGTTAAATCATATTTATCTATCGCTATTTTAAGTACGTTAAGTTTGAACAGCTACGCAGAAGAAGAAAACTACTCTTGGAATATCTCTGGCTGGATTAATGAAGGATTAACGTATTACGATGATGGCATTGGAAGTGATGTCGCTCAACTTTCAGATAATGGCACCACACTTGGCAGCCGCATTACCCTTTCTGGTGATTACAAATTAGAAGAGCACAGATTAGATGTGGGTTTCGAAGTCATTATTGAGCCGCTTTCAGGTACACCTAACTATTCAGGCGGCGGCCACCAAACTCCCCTTTTGTTCGCAAACCAAGATAATTTAGATACCTTCAATGGCGGCGATATTGGGCTTCTAGGTAGTAGCCTTCACATTGGTGGGGATTGGGGGAAAGTCACCATCGGCTTACAAAGCTTACCGACCGATAACATTGCTGTTCTTGCAGATCCATCAGGCACTATTTGGTCTGGCATTTCGCCATTATTCCGCGCCAACGGTTTCTTTATCCGGGGGATAGACGAAGGCACAACCAATGTGGCTTGGGGGCAATTTGCACAATGTTTAGCCACACCTGGGCTCGGTATCGGCCTTGACTGTAATGGGATTTACCGGAACGGCGTACGTTATGACTTGCCTAAAATGGGTAATTTTAGCGTGGCAGTTGGCTATGCCAATGATGAAATATACGACATCGCGGTTAAGTACTCAGCCGAACATGGCGGGTTTAAAACAAACCTACATGGTGGCTATTCAGTGAATAAAGACGGCGGCACTAATGTAGGCGGCGACGGCTCATCAACCTTACAATTTCAAACCGGCGTAATGCACCTTGAATCTGGTATTTTCGGTGTGGCCACCTATCAAATGGAAGAAACTGATGATGCGATCATCGGCTCAGGGGACGACACAGATGCCTATTACTTTAAAGCCGGTATTCGCAAGCAATATAACGCCTTTGGCGACTCCGCTTTTTACGCAGAATACGCAAGCTATAACGACCAATACGGTATGGCCCATCTAGACGGTGTAGTAGGCTCTGAACTTAATCAATGGGGGATTGCGGCAGAGCAGTATTTTGGCTCTCGTTTTCTCATTTATGCAAAGTATGAAAATTTAAGTCTCAGCGTCAGTGGCTCTGAAGCAGCACAGTCACTTTATGATAATGCAGAAGATCTCACGCTTATTCAGTTAGGTGGCACCATTTTCTTCTAA
- a CDS encoding insulinase family protein, translating into MINIRYVSRNAKRPEGGSSSSSHIISAGSTRFHDSSGNGTNTGIAANPNKMGNLECRKSPFTGVFVVNTPAHDHSGVSHLAEHMCFRGSPYYPADHELFVANALLPLSINATTYSGCTYFYVQSYNQALFISAIQYLYSGLVNTHYEKSKFEAERSGVLVNELTLLERNIDYLNNMAIRRCDTSTMAYKHAGGFSDSVLKIGFDDLIDYKKRWYDGEHITLLVSGADTDGDEIISLSRQAIAEINAKGCNTKLCDAMPLNEAAEVPASTLKRNTSVPVCHMRRHLTNNHQVKPIENDVSTWWVPQEFTYDLLDVEHQIKSRFIALGHLFIDDEVNHAGMIALRFVHNTKTSTQARTDAHKKVVSVLTEFNVEAKPRLFTDNKLPQAVQQLIRDYHQQANSRYSEPHSSLKTKPFTEHLNNVHVCRTGKHETYDKSERADRPKKNNWVSTTEVAVELKDKKSAQLAADFPSLLSLENLPALPKLLHKLAEPSVKAAQNSEERFQCIGNNWVYRVDAQFHRHLIVIMTSASFWQPRTTGECYALGVARFHEHTFIYGAQDRQASLREVWCKNTLTQNDLNTGISKSPT; encoded by the coding sequence ATGATTAACATCCGGTATGTGTCACGCAATGCTAAAAGGCCTGAAGGTGGCTCAAGTAGCTCAAGTCACATAATCAGCGCAGGTAGTACTCGGTTTCATGACAGTTCTGGCAATGGCACTAATACAGGCATTGCGGCGAATCCAAATAAGATGGGCAATCTAGAATGCAGAAAATCACCATTCACGGGTGTATTTGTTGTCAATACGCCAGCACATGATCACTCAGGCGTATCTCATCTGGCTGAACACATGTGTTTTCGTGGGTCGCCTTACTACCCTGCCGACCATGAGCTTTTTGTAGCAAATGCTTTGCTACCCTTGTCGATAAACGCGACGACCTACTCAGGCTGTACGTATTTTTATGTGCAATCTTATAATCAAGCGCTTTTTATCAGTGCGATTCAATACCTGTATAGCGGCCTAGTGAATACCCATTACGAAAAGAGTAAATTTGAAGCAGAGCGAAGTGGCGTTCTCGTTAATGAACTCACGCTGCTTGAACGCAATATCGATTATTTGAATAACATGGCCATACGCCGATGTGATACCAGTACCATGGCTTACAAACATGCCGGAGGGTTTTCTGATTCGGTATTAAAAATTGGTTTTGACGACCTCATTGATTATAAGAAGAGATGGTATGACGGTGAACACATCACCCTTTTAGTCAGTGGTGCAGATACTGACGGCGATGAAATCATCTCATTAAGTAGACAGGCTATAGCAGAAATTAATGCCAAAGGCTGTAATACAAAGTTATGTGATGCTATGCCTCTTAATGAGGCCGCTGAAGTGCCCGCAAGTACTTTGAAACGAAATACCTCAGTTCCTGTTTGCCACATGAGACGTCACCTTACGAATAATCATCAAGTGAAGCCTATCGAAAACGATGTGTCTACGTGGTGGGTGCCACAGGAATTTACTTACGACTTACTTGATGTCGAACACCAGATTAAAAGCAGGTTTATTGCTTTAGGCCACTTATTTATCGATGATGAAGTAAACCATGCAGGCATGATTGCTCTTCGATTTGTGCATAATACCAAGACCAGTACTCAAGCGCGTACAGATGCGCATAAAAAAGTGGTGTCGGTATTAACTGAGTTCAACGTAGAAGCCAAACCTCGTTTATTTACAGACAATAAATTACCCCAAGCAGTACAGCAACTTATTCGAGATTATCACCAGCAAGCGAATTCTCGGTATAGCGAACCACACTCGTCTTTAAAAACAAAACCGTTTACCGAGCACCTTAATAATGTGCATGTTTGCCGAACAGGTAAGCATGAAACGTATGACAAAAGTGAGCGCGCAGACAGACCCAAAAAAAATAATTGGGTTTCTACAACAGAGGTTGCCGTTGAGTTAAAAGACAAAAAAAGCGCGCAACTCGCGGCCGACTTTCCCTCGCTATTATCACTAGAAAACTTACCAGCATTACCTAAATTACTGCATAAGCTCGCCGAACCGTCTGTTAAGGCGGCACAAAATTCTGAGGAACGGTTTCAGTGTATTGGCAATAACTGGGTATACAGGGTTGATGCCCAATTCCATCGCCATCTTATAGTTATCATGACTAGCGCCTCGTTTTGGCAACCTCGTACTACCGGAGAATGTTATGCACTAGGGGTAGCGCGTTTTCATGAGCATACCTTTATTTATGGGGCGCAAGATAGGCAGGCGTCGCTCCGCGAAGTTTGGTGTAAAAACACGCTCACCCAAAATGACCTTAATACTGGTATAAGTAAAAGCCCTACTTAA
- the pqqE gene encoding pyrroloquinoline quinone biosynthesis protein PqqE — protein sequence MTNHATHATKASQPTKTTTPPLWLLAELTYQCPLHCPYCSNPVNMEETFNELTTSQWKKVFKEAREMGAVQLGFSGGEPLLRKDLEELVAYARELGFYTNLITSGIGMTEKRIARLKDSGLDHIQLSFQSANAEVNDLIGHKRHSFKQKLNIAKLVKAYNYPMVLNFCITAQNIHEIEEVMALSTELKADFVELATVQYYGWAYENREHLLPTQSQLEEAEQAINRYRDQQCGGPKFMFVTPDYYENRPKACMNGWGTTFLTVTPDGSALPCHSAKILPLTFPNVKDSSVQHIWEHDFSFNHFRGDDWMPSPCKTCDEKDKDFGGCRCQAFLLTGDMHKTDPVCDKSPDHHLMKTITDKAGQPASSTLKFRTVKNAIPVKMIQDVTA from the coding sequence ATGACTAACCACGCAACGCACGCTACCAAGGCTTCACAACCTACCAAAACCACTACTCCACCTTTATGGCTACTCGCTGAGTTAACCTACCAATGCCCGCTCCATTGCCCCTATTGTTCTAACCCCGTGAATATGGAAGAAACCTTTAACGAGCTCACTACGTCTCAGTGGAAGAAGGTGTTTAAGGAAGCCAGGGAAATGGGTGCGGTTCAGTTAGGCTTTTCCGGTGGTGAACCCTTGTTGCGCAAAGATTTAGAAGAGTTAGTCGCCTATGCCCGCGAACTTGGCTTTTACACCAACTTGATCACCTCCGGCATTGGCATGACGGAAAAGCGCATTGCCAGATTAAAAGATTCGGGGCTTGATCATATACAGCTTAGCTTTCAATCAGCCAATGCTGAAGTTAACGACCTTATTGGTCATAAGCGCCACTCGTTCAAACAAAAACTGAATATTGCCAAGTTAGTTAAAGCCTACAACTACCCTATGGTGCTGAATTTTTGTATTACCGCCCAAAACATTCATGAAATTGAAGAAGTCATGGCGCTTAGCACTGAACTTAAGGCCGATTTTGTAGAACTTGCGACGGTTCAATATTATGGTTGGGCGTATGAAAACCGTGAGCACTTACTACCTACACAAAGCCAGCTAGAAGAAGCTGAGCAGGCCATTAACCGGTATAGAGACCAGCAATGTGGCGGCCCTAAATTTATGTTTGTCACACCCGATTACTACGAGAATAGGCCAAAGGCGTGTATGAATGGATGGGGAACTACTTTTTTAACGGTAACCCCAGATGGCAGTGCGCTTCCTTGTCACAGTGCCAAAATTCTACCTCTTACCTTTCCTAACGTGAAAGACTCATCGGTACAGCATATCTGGGAACATGATTTTAGTTTTAATCACTTTAGAGGCGATGACTGGATGCCCTCGCCATGCAAGACCTGTGATGAAAAAGACAAGGATTTTGGCGGTTGTCGTTGCCAAGCCTTTTTGCTGACCGGGGATATGCACAAAACCGATCCGGTTTGCGATAAGTCACCCGATCACCATTTGATGAAAACTATTACCGATAAAGCCGGGCAACCGGCAAGCTCTACTTTAAAATTTCGCACAGTGAAAAATGCTATCCCTGTAAAGATGATACAAGACGTGACCGCTTGA
- the pqqD gene encoding pyrroloquinoline quinone biosynthesis peptide chaperone PqqD — protein sequence MTNKSNTPSMNPLFRLQYEKVQDGYVLLFPEGMIKLNPSASEILTLVDGVRSTDDIAVALRKAFPDAPEDLEEDVTVFLQHAEEKKWVVYD from the coding sequence ATGACAAACAAATCTAACACGCCGTCTATGAACCCTTTGTTTCGCTTACAATACGAAAAAGTACAAGATGGGTATGTGCTTCTATTTCCTGAGGGCATGATTAAGCTAAACCCTTCGGCGTCAGAAATCTTAACCCTTGTTGATGGTGTGCGCTCTACAGATGACATTGCAGTAGCGCTTAGAAAGGCCTTTCCCGATGCACCTGAGGATTTAGAAGAAGACGTAACCGTATTTTTGCAACACGCTGAAGAAAAAAAGTGGGTGGTGTATGACTAA
- the pqqC gene encoding pyrroloquinoline-quinone synthase PqqC encodes MLKPAWTKEEFEQQLRAKGAYYHIHHPFHKRMNAGHCSKEEIQGWVANRLYYQMAIPVKDAAILANCEDQEVRRTWIQRLIDHDGREGDTSLGGIEAWLRLGEAVGLNRDELLNEFHILPGVKFAVNAYVNFARRASWQEAACSSLTEMFAPEIHQSRLDTWPTHYTWINQEGFTYFQMRLGQARRDVEHGLQITLDHFVTRNQQERALNILQFKIDILWSIADAICFAYEYGRKPFDGIANQQVCHTGRF; translated from the coding sequence ATGTTGAAACCTGCATGGACAAAAGAAGAATTCGAACAGCAATTACGCGCAAAAGGTGCGTATTACCATATCCATCATCCCTTCCATAAACGTATGAATGCAGGGCATTGCAGTAAAGAAGAAATACAAGGCTGGGTGGCAAACAGGCTGTATTATCAAATGGCTATTCCAGTTAAAGATGCCGCCATATTAGCAAACTGTGAAGATCAAGAAGTAAGACGCACCTGGATTCAGAGGCTTATCGACCATGATGGCCGGGAAGGTGATACCAGTTTAGGCGGTATTGAAGCATGGCTCCGTCTAGGGGAAGCGGTAGGGCTTAACCGCGATGAATTACTTAATGAATTTCACATATTGCCCGGCGTAAAATTCGCGGTAAATGCCTATGTAAATTTTGCACGCCGCGCATCGTGGCAAGAAGCCGCTTGTTCATCACTTACCGAAATGTTTGCGCCTGAAATACACCAAAGCCGTCTTGATACCTGGCCCACTCACTACACGTGGATAAACCAAGAAGGGTTTACCTATTTTCAAATGCGTTTAGGGCAAGCAAGGCGCGATGTAGAACACGGCCTTCAAATAACGCTCGACCACTTTGTTACCCGCAATCAACAAGAGCGTGCTTTGAACATTCTTCAATTTAAAATAGATATTCTGTGGAGCATTGCCGATGCTATTTGTTTCGCTTATGAATATGGCAGAAAACCTTTCGATGGCATTGCCAATCAACAGGTTTGCCATACAGGGAGATTCTAA
- the pqqB gene encoding pyrroloquinoline quinone biosynthesis protein PqqB → MQVLILGAGAGGGFPQWNCHCENCKGARQHTIKTTPRTQSSIAVSVDGSKWVLINASPDLREQINSHPQLWPEEHVARGTRISSIVLTDSQIDHTTGLLTLREGLPLPVYCTDVVNEDLTTSFPLFTVLKHWHGGLQQRSISTDFHHTFVPEGADGLLFQPVVLESNAPPYSTYRDNIVPGNNIGLKITDTQTGHVLFYAPGCMQANDTVKQVMADAECVLFDGTLWVNEEMIDHGFSQKLGTQMGHMPVNGENGAIALLNRFNVKRKVLIHINNTNPVLNEDSSAFHALQEQNIELAYDGMQIEV, encoded by the coding sequence ATGCAGGTATTGATTCTTGGCGCAGGCGCAGGCGGCGGGTTCCCTCAATGGAATTGTCATTGCGAAAATTGCAAAGGCGCACGTCAGCACACCATTAAAACAACCCCCCGCACCCAATCGAGCATTGCGGTAAGTGTCGACGGGAGTAAATGGGTATTAATTAATGCCTCTCCCGATTTACGGGAACAAATAAATAGCCATCCTCAGCTTTGGCCTGAAGAGCACGTTGCCCGTGGCACACGTATTTCATCTATAGTGCTCACCGATAGCCAAATAGATCATACCACCGGCTTACTTACACTAAGAGAAGGGTTACCACTTCCTGTGTACTGTACCGATGTAGTAAACGAAGATTTAACCACCAGCTTTCCCTTATTTACCGTGCTTAAACACTGGCACGGCGGCCTTCAGCAACGTTCCATTAGTACTGACTTTCACCATACGTTTGTGCCCGAAGGCGCAGATGGGCTTTTATTCCAACCTGTAGTATTAGAGTCGAATGCGCCGCCCTATTCTACTTATCGCGACAACATTGTTCCGGGCAATAATATTGGCCTTAAAATTACCGATACTCAAACAGGTCACGTGCTTTTTTATGCGCCAGGGTGTATGCAAGCCAACGACACAGTGAAGCAGGTTATGGCCGACGCTGAATGCGTGCTTTTCGATGGCACCTTATGGGTGAATGAAGAAATGATTGACCATGGCTTTAGCCAAAAGCTCGGTACGCAGATGGGGCACATGCCAGTAAATGGCGAAAATGGTGCCATTGCGCTGCTTAACCGCTTTAATGTTAAGCGCAAAGTCCTTATTCACATTAATAACACTAACCCCGTGCTGAATGAAGATTCATCAGCCTTTCATGCATTGCAAGAGCAGAATATTGAGCTGGCTTACGATGGCATGCAAATAGAGGTGTAA
- the pqqA gene encoding pyrroloquinoline quinone precursor peptide PqqA encodes MWTKPQYTEMRLGFEVTLYISNR; translated from the coding sequence ATGTGGACTAAACCTCAATACACTGAAATGCGCCTAGGTTTTGAAGTAACGCTATATATCAGCAACCGTTAG